ATCAAGCTGGCCGGCGCCATGAAGGCCGGTCACTACGACGCGGTCGTCGGGCTCGGCGGCGGCAAGATCATCGACTGCGCCAAGTTCGCCGCCGCCCGTATCGGCCTCCCGCTGGTCGCCGTGCCGACGAACCTCGCGCACGACGGACTGTGCTCGCCGGTCGCGACCCTCGACAACGACGCGGGCCGCGGCTCCTACGGCGTCCCGAACCCGATCGCCGTCGTGATCGACCTGGACGTCATCCGCGAGGCCCCGGTGCGGTTCGTGCGCGCCGGTATCGGCGACGCGGTCTCCAACATCTCCGCGATCGCGGACTGGGAGCTGGCCAACCGGGTCAAGGGCGAGCGCATCGACGGCCTGGCCGCCGCGATGGCCCGCCAGGCGGGCGAGGCCGTCCTGAGGCACCCGGGCGGCGTCGGCGACAACGACTTCCTCCAGGTGCTCGCCGAGGGCCTGGTCCTGACCGGCATCGCCATGTCGGTCTCCGGTGACTCGCGGCCCGCCTCCGGCGCCTGCCACGAGATCAACCACGCCTTCGACCTGCTCTTCCCCCAGCGCACGGCCGCCCACGGTGAGCAGTGCGGCCTGGGCGCGGCCTTCGCGATGTACCTGCGCGGGGCCCACGAGGAGTCCGCCCACATGGCCGAGGTGCTGCGCCGGCACGGGCTGCCGGTGCTGCCGGAGGAGATCGGGTTCACCCCGGAGGAGTTCTTCCGGGCCGTGGAGTTCGCCCCGCAGACGCGGCCCGGCCGCTACACGATCCTCGAGCACCTCGACCTCAAAACCGACCAGATCAAGGACCTGTACGCCGACTATGTCAAGGCCATCGGTAGCTGAACTACGTCCGGTCGTCCATCCCGCGGGGGTCAAGGACCGGCGCAGCGGTGAGCACTGGGCGGGACGCCTCTACATGCGCGAGGTCTCGCTGCGGATCGACCGCTACCTGGTGAACACCAGGGTCACGCCCAACCAGCTCACGTA
This region of Streptomyces ambofaciens ATCC 23877 genomic DNA includes:
- a CDS encoding iron-containing alcohol dehydrogenase family protein, whose protein sequence is MPVLTRLIPSPVVVDIRAGALDDLGCVLADERISHSGKLAVAVSGGSGARLRERVAPSLPGADWFEVGGGTLDDAIKLAGAMKAGHYDAVVGLGGGKIIDCAKFAAARIGLPLVAVPTNLAHDGLCSPVATLDNDAGRGSYGVPNPIAVVIDLDVIREAPVRFVRAGIGDAVSNISAIADWELANRVKGERIDGLAAAMARQAGEAVLRHPGGVGDNDFLQVLAEGLVLTGIAMSVSGDSRPASGACHEINHAFDLLFPQRTAAHGEQCGLGAAFAMYLRGAHEESAHMAEVLRRHGLPVLPEEIGFTPEEFFRAVEFAPQTRPGRYTILEHLDLKTDQIKDLYADYVKAIGS